The Tepidisphaeraceae bacterium genome includes a region encoding these proteins:
- a CDS encoding EamA family transporter produces the protein MATWLIYALLAAVCAAAISIFGKIGMQGLNADIATAARSVVQAAFVVVFVLTMGGLQHIAALRDRPLALSMVILSGVAGGLSWIFGFRALQLAAVSQVSPIDKLSVPIAVVLSVILLGDRPSGMNWLGVGMIAVGAYFASLPRG, from the coding sequence ATGGCGACTTGGCTCATCTACGCGTTACTGGCGGCCGTCTGCGCGGCGGCGATTTCCATCTTTGGCAAGATCGGCATGCAGGGACTGAACGCCGACATCGCGACGGCGGCGCGCAGTGTCGTGCAAGCTGCATTTGTCGTCGTGTTCGTGTTGACGATGGGTGGACTACAGCACATCGCGGCGTTGCGCGACCGGCCGTTGGCGCTTTCGATGGTGATCCTCAGCGGTGTGGCGGGGGGACTATCCTGGATCTTTGGCTTCCGCGCGCTGCAGTTGGCGGCAGTGTCGCAGGTGTCGCCGATCGACAAGCTCAGCGTGCCGATCGCGGTCGTGCTGTCGGTAATTCTGCTCGGCGATCGGCCGAGCGGGATGAACTGGTTGGGGGTCGGCATGATCGCCGTCGGGGCGTATTTCGCGTCGCTGCCGCGAGGGTGA
- a CDS encoding glycosyltransferase family 9 protein produces MLRRNVLIFHQAALGDFVLTWPLAIALGRLYPQSRIKYVTASSKGRLAERVLGVDSLDAETGWPTLFSERPNPPEPVLRALSGAHAIFDFGAGPNTLWSANIAQLAPAADLLHLPTKPPADDADARHVVEHLMQSLAARPAVATAVEQILRSVRDRGVAARRTVGQAIVIHPGSGSPTKNWPLENFIEMAGRVKAMNRPVRFLVGEVERECLMAEQIAQLSTYGELIEPTDYVHLHASLIDAAVYVGNDSGPTHLAAMCGVPTVALLVRPNAKVWAPVGPRVSVLEGEAIAIDKVLARINALIATSDAAPDVKLADASDD; encoded by the coding sequence GTGCTTCGACGCAACGTGCTCATCTTCCATCAGGCGGCGCTGGGCGACTTCGTGCTGACGTGGCCGCTGGCGATCGCGCTGGGGCGGTTATATCCGCAGTCACGGATCAAGTACGTGACGGCAAGCTCGAAGGGGCGGTTGGCCGAGCGGGTGCTGGGCGTCGATTCGCTCGACGCCGAAACGGGTTGGCCGACGCTCTTCAGTGAACGGCCAAACCCTCCGGAACCCGTGTTGCGCGCTTTGAGCGGCGCGCATGCAATCTTCGACTTCGGCGCGGGCCCGAACACCTTATGGTCCGCGAACATCGCGCAACTGGCCCCGGCGGCCGACCTGTTGCACCTGCCGACCAAGCCACCTGCTGACGATGCCGACGCGCGACACGTGGTGGAACATCTGATGCAGTCCCTCGCTGCTCGCCCCGCGGTCGCCACTGCGGTCGAACAGATCCTACGCTCCGTCCGCGATCGCGGTGTCGCGGCCCGGCGGACGGTGGGGCAGGCAATCGTCATTCATCCTGGTAGTGGATCACCAACCAAGAACTGGCCGTTGGAGAACTTCATCGAAATGGCTGGGCGAGTGAAGGCGATGAACCGGCCGGTGCGGTTTCTGGTCGGAGAGGTCGAACGCGAATGCCTCATGGCTGAACAGATCGCGCAACTGTCGACTTACGGCGAGCTGATCGAACCGACCGATTACGTGCACCTGCACGCGTCGTTGATCGACGCCGCCGTCTATGTCGGCAACGACAGTGGCCCCACGCACCTGGCGGCGATGTGTGGCGTGCCGACCGTCGCGCTTCTCGTCCGACCCAACGCCAAAGTATGGGCGCCCGTTGGGCCGCGCGTGAGCGTGTTGGAAGGGGAAGCGATCGCAATCGACAAGGTTTTGGCGCGGATCAACGCACTAATTGCAACATCGGATGCCGCGCCGGATGTGAAGCTTGCCGACGCCTCGGATGACTGA
- the nth gene encoding endonuclease III, giving the protein MARMPAVSRPKSTAPASVPFDIHTAMQRLRDVTRPWPKAAMFQLHEEGFSSVFEIVVACIISIRTFEEVTIPTSKKLFAVARTPAHMVKLSEEQIDELIGACTFHRPKAKQIRQIAETAVQSHDGKVPCDFDVLTGFAGVGPKCANLVLGIACNDPHGIGVDIHVHRVTNRWGYIAASTPEKTMAALQAVLPRKYWVEINKLLVPFGKHVCTGKAPKCSTCPLFDMCARVGVEQHR; this is encoded by the coding sequence ATGGCACGGATGCCGGCCGTCTCTCGTCCGAAGTCCACCGCACCCGCCTCGGTGCCGTTCGACATCCACACCGCCATGCAACGGCTGCGCGACGTCACCCGCCCTTGGCCGAAGGCGGCGATGTTCCAGTTGCACGAGGAAGGCTTCAGTTCCGTCTTCGAAATCGTGGTCGCCTGCATCATCTCCATCCGCACGTTCGAGGAGGTGACGATCCCAACGTCAAAGAAGCTGTTCGCCGTCGCCCGCACGCCGGCCCACATGGTGAAGCTGTCCGAGGAACAGATCGATGAGTTGATCGGCGCCTGCACGTTCCATCGCCCCAAGGCAAAGCAGATCCGCCAGATCGCCGAGACCGCCGTGCAATCCCATGATGGCAAGGTGCCGTGCGACTTCGATGTACTGACCGGCTTCGCCGGCGTTGGCCCCAAGTGCGCGAACTTGGTCCTGGGCATCGCCTGCAACGACCCACACGGCATCGGCGTCGACATCCACGTCCACCGCGTCACCAATCGCTGGGGTTACATCGCCGCCAGCACACCTGAAAAGACAATGGCCGCTTTGCAGGCGGTGCTACCGCGGAAGTACTGGGTGGAGATCAACAAACTGCTCGTGCCGTTCGGCAAGCACGTCTGCACGGGTAAGGCACCGAAGTGTTCAACGTGCCCGCTGTTCGACATGTGCGCTCGCGTCGGCGTTGAACAACATCGCTAA
- a CDS encoding NAD(+)/NADH kinase produces MTRLFIVAKTDKPAVAAALEELRPWLAQRCEIVGVESNGQNTLADHDADVVLVLGGDGTLLSTARRLNGRPIPLLGVNFGRLGFLASFTPEQMKEGLEAFIRGQLPITNRSALQALVYPPGSTEPTFRATALNDAVITAGAPFHMIELELCVANEGGIRYFGDGVIVATPSGSTAYNVSAGGPIIDPNVDALCITPICPHSLSFRPVVVAGDAVVEILGMRLNEGTTLFCDGQASTPLKQGDRVLVSRSPNDVRLVENPRTRQWKSLADKLHWAATPRYTDRK; encoded by the coding sequence ATGACGCGCCTGTTCATCGTTGCCAAGACAGACAAGCCCGCGGTCGCCGCGGCGCTCGAGGAACTTCGACCCTGGTTGGCACAGCGGTGCGAGATCGTGGGCGTCGAGAGCAACGGACAGAACACGCTGGCCGATCACGACGCCGACGTGGTGCTGGTGCTGGGCGGCGACGGCACGCTGCTGTCGACCGCCCGCCGACTGAACGGTCGGCCCATTCCACTGCTGGGCGTCAATTTTGGCCGGCTCGGCTTCCTGGCCAGCTTTACGCCTGAGCAGATGAAGGAAGGGCTCGAGGCGTTCATCCGCGGGCAGTTGCCGATCACGAATCGTAGCGCGCTGCAGGCGCTGGTCTATCCGCCGGGGTCGACTGAGCCGACGTTTCGCGCGACGGCGTTGAACGACGCGGTCATCACCGCGGGCGCGCCGTTTCACATGATCGAGCTGGAGCTTTGCGTCGCCAATGAAGGGGGCATTCGTTATTTCGGTGACGGTGTGATCGTGGCGACGCCGAGCGGTTCGACGGCGTACAACGTGTCGGCGGGGGGGCCGATCATCGACCCGAACGTCGACGCGCTCTGCATCACCCCGATCTGCCCGCACAGCCTCTCGTTCCGCCCGGTGGTGGTCGCCGGCGACGCGGTCGTGGAGATTTTGGGCATGCGGTTGAACGAGGGGACGACGCTCTTCTGCGATGGTCAGGCAAGCACGCCCTTGAAGCAGGGCGACCGCGTGCTGGTCAGCCGTAGCCCGAACGACGTTCGGCTGGTTGAGAACCCGCGAACGCGCCAGTGGAAGAGCTTGGCCGATAAACTACACTGGGCCGCCACGCCGCGGTACACGGACCGGAAGTAG
- a CDS encoding DNA methyltransferase, which yields MKFKRPPLRIQPTTLWDYPSQDYGEGQQGRPGYKGATPSYIIWNLLQRYTKEKDLVIDPCCGSGTTLDVARDLNRKALGYDVHPSRKDIFRVDARKLPPELTGKADFVFIDPPYSTHLDYGDDPRDIGKLDAATGEYYTAMEQVIADIVRVLKTGGHMALYVSDSYVHGQKFYPLGFELFQRMQAAGLEPVDIISVVRHNKTLEMGNYRKAAEEGNFYLRGFNYLFIMRKRSASSG from the coding sequence ATGAAGTTCAAACGACCACCCCTCCGCATCCAGCCCACCACCCTCTGGGACTACCCTTCGCAAGACTACGGCGAAGGCCAACAGGGCCGCCCGGGCTATAAGGGTGCCACGCCCAGCTACATCATCTGGAACCTGCTGCAACGCTACACGAAGGAGAAAGACCTCGTCATCGACCCCTGCTGTGGCAGCGGCACCACACTCGATGTGGCGCGCGACCTGAACCGCAAAGCACTTGGCTACGACGTCCACCCCAGCCGAAAGGACATCTTCCGCGTCGACGCGCGCAAGCTGCCACCCGAGCTGACGGGGAAAGCCGACTTCGTCTTCATCGATCCGCCTTACAGCACGCATTTAGATTACGGCGACGACCCCCGCGACATCGGCAAGCTCGACGCCGCCACCGGCGAGTACTACACCGCCATGGAACAGGTGATCGCCGATATCGTGCGCGTCTTAAAAACCGGCGGCCACATGGCGCTCTACGTCAGCGACAGCTACGTCCACGGGCAGAAGTTCTACCCGCTTGGCTTCGAACTGTTCCAGCGCATGCAGGCGGCGGGCCTGGAACCCGTCGACATCATCTCCGTCGTCCGCCACAACAAGACGTTGGAGATGGGCAACTACCGCAAGGCAGCGGAAGAGGGAAACTTCTACCTGAGGGGGTTCAATTACCTGTTTATCATGCGTAAGCGTTCCGCTTCGTCAGGTTGA
- a CDS encoding STAS domain-containing protein yields MNGHFTITTIEKYTVIEFTEASLMDPIVLEEIAASLYHLVDVEDKRLIVLDFERVQYISSQAIGIVIQLHKKLATLNRTSLVLCGVGDRLMELIKITRLDRLLKIKPSQREAVKVVPPL; encoded by the coding sequence ATGAACGGCCATTTCACGATCACCACCATTGAAAAGTACACCGTGATCGAGTTCACGGAAGCCTCCCTGATGGACCCGATCGTGCTCGAGGAGATCGCCGCCTCGCTGTACCACCTGGTGGACGTCGAGGACAAACGGCTGATCGTGCTGGACTTCGAACGCGTCCAGTACATCTCCAGTCAGGCGATCGGTATCGTCATCCAACTGCACAAGAAGCTGGCGACGTTGAACCGCACCAGTCTCGTTCTGTGCGGCGTGGGCGACCGCCTGATGGAACTGATCAAGATCACCCGCCTCGATCGGTTGCTGAAGATCAAGCCGAGCCAGCGCGAAGCTGTGAAGGTCGTACCGCCGCTGTAA
- a CDS encoding MgtC/SapB family protein, translating to MEWLNLLDQQLVDWGRSLGYATESAFRLIFAMLCGGVIGIERQLRGREAGFRTHALVCLGSALVMIVSIHFAFEPWQPQNLSSSIELQVDPARIAYGVMTGIGFLGAGSILKNNGSVQGLTTAAGLWCVAAMGLAAGFGQYAVTLVATALILITLWVLDYIGNLFPNQHRYDIVIRRRWTPGCLQATVDRMDQLGVDVFDAFIKRSDDLQYVDITMSIAVTGPLYGTDLENKVEGDGDHWVLSTREG from the coding sequence ATGGAATGGTTGAACCTGCTGGACCAGCAGTTGGTCGATTGGGGGCGCTCGTTAGGCTACGCCACCGAATCCGCCTTTCGGCTGATCTTCGCCATGCTCTGTGGCGGCGTGATCGGGATCGAGCGGCAGCTCCGCGGCCGCGAGGCTGGCTTTCGTACGCATGCGCTCGTCTGCCTCGGCAGCGCGCTGGTGATGATCGTATCGATCCACTTCGCATTTGAACCGTGGCAGCCGCAGAACCTCTCCTCGTCCATCGAACTTCAAGTCGACCCTGCCCGCATCGCCTACGGTGTCATGACCGGCATCGGATTTCTTGGTGCCGGTTCGATCCTGAAGAACAACGGCTCTGTTCAGGGCCTTACCACCGCCGCTGGCCTATGGTGCGTCGCGGCAATGGGCTTGGCGGCGGGTTTCGGGCAGTACGCGGTGACGCTGGTCGCGACGGCGCTGATCCTGATCACTCTGTGGGTGCTCGACTACATAGGCAATCTGTTCCCCAACCAGCACCGCTACGACATCGTCATCCGCCGGCGGTGGACGCCCGGCTGCCTGCAGGCGACGGTCGATCGCATGGATCAATTGGGGGTCGACGTGTTCGACGCGTTCATCAAACGCTCCGACGACCTGCAGTACGTCGACATCACCATGAGTATCGCGGTTACCGGGCCACTGTACGGTACCGACCTGGAGAACAAAGTGGAGGGCGACGGGGACCACTGGGTGCTTTCAACTCGGGAAGGATGA
- a CDS encoding HAMP domain-containing sensor histidine kinase, with protein sequence MASLQSFIDWFSGGTNQYMSLYHCMAHDNLWVAITVGLDLAVAAGYVLIMMHWWRNERTLPDHVPAKHALRSMRNIFLFCGLCGYLFIPIKMFWPAWRLYDIFMMVLVYNTWRYALSARGLKVVYNEIGRNEELAADLAESRSESKRKSFFLNAISHDLRTPLNAIMLQSHLADMSVANKDSAALTESLRDIRANARETAELLNTLLEYARLDWASEPVKRSPCNLADLVDEILQRHQAAAQARGLTLRNNVPGDLTIHVDVEKLERVITNLVQNAVKFTETGGVRVEVDARGASVELHVIDTGIGIDPAVTETLFEEFVQVGNNERDRAKGFGLGLTISRRFARHWGGDVLVESRKGSGSRFTILLPDSRLPIAAPATDAVPSLQATNLATK encoded by the coding sequence ATGGCGAGCCTGCAATCTTTCATCGACTGGTTCTCGGGCGGCACGAACCAGTACATGTCGCTGTATCACTGCATGGCCCACGACAACCTGTGGGTCGCGATCACCGTCGGGCTCGATTTGGCGGTGGCGGCGGGGTACGTGCTGATCATGATGCACTGGTGGCGCAACGAGCGCACGCTGCCCGACCATGTCCCCGCCAAGCACGCGCTGCGCAGCATGCGGAACATCTTCCTGTTCTGCGGGCTCTGCGGTTACCTGTTCATCCCGATCAAGATGTTCTGGCCGGCGTGGCGGTTGTACGACATCTTCATGATGGTGCTCGTCTACAACACTTGGCGCTACGCGTTGAGCGCGCGGGGGCTGAAGGTCGTTTACAACGAAATCGGCCGCAACGAGGAATTGGCCGCCGACCTCGCCGAGAGTCGCAGCGAGAGCAAGCGCAAGAGCTTCTTCCTGAACGCGATCAGCCACGACCTGCGCACGCCGCTGAACGCGATCATGCTGCAGTCGCACCTGGCCGACATGAGCGTGGCCAACAAGGACTCCGCCGCGCTCACCGAGTCGCTGCGCGACATCCGCGCCAACGCCCGCGAGACGGCCGAGCTGTTGAACACGCTGCTGGAGTACGCCCGGCTCGACTGGGCAAGCGAGCCGGTCAAGCGATCGCCGTGCAACCTCGCCGATCTGGTCGACGAGATCCTTCAGCGCCATCAGGCCGCCGCCCAGGCGCGCGGGCTGACGCTGCGCAACAACGTGCCGGGCGACCTGACGATTCATGTAGATGTAGAGAAGCTCGAGCGCGTGATCACGAATTTGGTCCAGAACGCGGTGAAGTTCACCGAGACGGGCGGCGTACGGGTGGAGGTGGACGCGCGGGGCGCCAGCGTCGAGCTGCACGTGATCGACACCGGTATCGGCATCGACCCCGCCGTCACCGAGACGCTTTTTGAGGAGTTCGTGCAGGTCGGTAACAACGAGCGTGACCGTGCCAAGGGCTTCGGTCTCGGGCTGACGATCTCCCGCCGATTCGCACGGCACTGGGGCGGTGACGTGTTGGTGGAAAGCCGCAAGGGTTCCGGCAGCCGCTTTACCATCCTGCTGCCAGACTCCCGCTTGCCGATCGCCGCCCCGGCCACCGACGCCGTCCCGTCATTGCAGGCAACGAATCTGGCTACGAAGTAG
- a CDS encoding co-chaperone GroES, which produces MATRPTARTPEYDLIEPIGKRVVIRKDDNKRETKSGIVLPDTHEIPVITGRVIAISKAIENDEDHTIRQYDKVLFDPREAIPVEMEHDNRLYVVSLDRVLAIFRRTPAKAES; this is translated from the coding sequence ATGGCCACCCGCCCCACCGCCCGAACCCCTGAGTACGATCTGATCGAACCAATCGGCAAGCGCGTTGTTATTCGCAAGGATGACAACAAGCGCGAGACCAAGAGCGGCATTGTGCTGCCCGACACGCACGAGATCCCCGTTATCACGGGCCGGGTCATCGCGATCAGCAAGGCGATCGAGAACGATGAGGACCACACGATTCGCCAGTACGACAAGGTGCTGTTCGACCCGCGCGAGGCGATCCCGGTCGAGATGGAACACGACAATCGGCTGTACGTTGTCAGCCTCGACCGCGTGCTGGCAATATTCCGACGAACTCCCGCAAAAGCAGAGTCGTAA
- a CDS encoding HAD-IA family hydrolase — protein sequence MVTIPPHIRGLVFDCDGTIADTMPLHYKAWTAALGAYGHDFPEALFYEMAGIPTVRIMEILNERHGYRLPVQESAELKERLFVEFIPQVLPIEPVVQIVNDYRGKLPMAVATGATRVTCQKTLTALGLIDRFSVLVTADDVQHGKPAPDIFLEAARQIGVQPELCYAFEDADLGIESATAAGMTVIDIRPLRVAKPSP from the coding sequence ATGGTCACCATTCCCCCGCATATCCGTGGTCTTGTTTTCGACTGTGACGGCACGATCGCCGACACAATGCCCCTGCACTACAAGGCCTGGACGGCCGCTTTGGGTGCTTACGGGCACGATTTCCCCGAAGCGCTCTTTTACGAGATGGCCGGCATTCCGACTGTGCGGATCATGGAGATCCTGAACGAGCGCCACGGCTATCGCCTGCCGGTGCAGGAATCGGCCGAACTTAAGGAGCGGCTGTTCGTAGAATTCATCCCTCAGGTGCTGCCGATCGAACCCGTTGTACAAATCGTCAACGACTACCGCGGCAAATTGCCCATGGCTGTCGCCACTGGGGCTACGCGGGTGACCTGTCAGAAAACGCTGACCGCGCTGGGGCTGATCGACCGCTTCAGCGTCTTAGTGACGGCCGACGACGTCCAGCATGGCAAACCGGCGCCGGACATCTTCTTAGAGGCTGCCAGGCAGATCGGCGTGCAGCCCGAACTCTGCTACGCGTTTGAGGATGCCGACCTCGGCATCGAATCAGCGACGGCCGCCGGCATGACGGTGATCGACATCCGTCCGCTGCGCGTGGCAAAGCCAAGTCCCTAA
- a CDS encoding S26 family signal peptidase, giving the protein MTDSGTTPSASDPSKPAPRRAAVSQQTNVQETIESILVAFILAFIFRAFVVEAFVIPTGSMAPTLLGAHMRFFCPDCGYKFTANYSSPRSESDDVFIPAQAEGVRGPRGTEPRVYPIHCPNCGYKLPKVDPQRPTNDATSPPVHHGDRILVMKYLYLFNEPQRWDVVVFKSPDSPELHDYTQNYIKRLVGKPNEVVMILDGDIYVAPNTGTPPAPADFVVQTKTARVQDALWRVVYDNDFHPSGETRARDWRQPWAPTEGAGWNLSLNGGRTFRFDTDSGTNRGTLHFDAAAMPETFPFQDFLGYDQTYWDRNLLNVAARGDLWDAPLMPPRHTVADLQLSVVYERQAGDGPLRLRLSKERDVFTAEVLPDRVRLLRATDGGEPTLVGEKSMSLDGKVRVALQNVDYRASIIVNGQEVVATGADYAPNVEALITAGGGRIKPLPTAEIEAVDQTCDVSHVGLHRDIHYINAGPSNELARPWGNPRSPIFLGPDEYFVCGDNSLISGDARVWSSPINLPGEDLVVEAGRVPGRFMLGKAFFVYWPAGYKPLPGLPGLAPNFGEMRFIH; this is encoded by the coding sequence ATGACCGATTCCGGCACCACGCCCTCCGCTTCCGATCCTTCGAAGCCTGCCCCACGGCGCGCAGCCGTATCGCAGCAGACGAACGTGCAGGAGACGATCGAATCGATCCTCGTGGCGTTCATCCTCGCGTTCATCTTCCGCGCGTTCGTCGTCGAAGCCTTCGTGATCCCGACCGGCTCGATGGCCCCCACGCTGCTCGGGGCGCACATGCGCTTCTTCTGCCCGGACTGCGGCTACAAGTTCACCGCCAACTACAGCTCACCCCGGTCGGAAAGCGACGACGTCTTCATTCCCGCCCAAGCCGAGGGCGTGCGTGGGCCGCGCGGGACCGAACCGCGGGTTTACCCGATCCACTGCCCCAACTGCGGCTACAAGTTGCCGAAGGTCGACCCGCAACGCCCCACCAACGACGCGACATCGCCGCCGGTGCATCATGGGGATCGCATCCTCGTGATGAAGTACCTCTACCTGTTCAACGAGCCCCAGCGGTGGGACGTGGTGGTCTTCAAAAGCCCTGACAGTCCGGAGCTGCACGACTACACGCAGAACTACATCAAGCGCCTCGTAGGCAAGCCCAACGAGGTCGTCATGATCCTGGACGGCGATATCTACGTCGCCCCCAACACCGGCACCCCACCGGCACCCGCGGACTTCGTGGTTCAGACCAAGACCGCGAGGGTGCAGGATGCGCTGTGGCGCGTCGTGTACGACAACGACTTCCATCCAAGTGGCGAGACGCGTGCCCGCGACTGGCGCCAGCCCTGGGCTCCAACGGAAGGTGCCGGCTGGAACCTGTCGCTCAACGGAGGTCGTACGTTCCGCTTCGACACCGACAGCGGCACCAATCGCGGCACGCTTCACTTCGACGCCGCTGCCATGCCCGAGACGTTTCCGTTCCAGGACTTCCTTGGTTACGACCAGACCTACTGGGACCGCAACCTGCTCAACGTAGCCGCAAGGGGCGACCTGTGGGACGCGCCGCTCATGCCGCCCCGCCATACCGTGGCCGACCTGCAGCTGTCGGTGGTCTACGAGCGCCAAGCTGGCGATGGGCCGCTTCGCCTGCGGCTATCTAAGGAACGTGACGTATTTACGGCAGAAGTGCTACCCGACAGGGTGCGCCTGCTGCGCGCCACCGACGGTGGCGAACCCACCTTGGTAGGCGAGAAGTCCATGAGCTTGGATGGCAAGGTTCGCGTGGCCTTGCAGAACGTCGACTATCGCGCCAGCATCATCGTGAACGGCCAGGAGGTTGTCGCGACCGGTGCCGATTACGCCCCGAACGTCGAAGCGCTCATCACCGCCGGCGGTGGACGGATAAAGCCCTTGCCCACGGCCGAGATCGAAGCAGTCGACCAGACCTGTGACGTGAGCCACGTCGGCTTGCACCGTGACATCCACTACATCAACGCGGGCCCGTCCAACGAATTGGCCCGCCCGTGGGGCAACCCGCGCAGCCCGATCTTCCTCGGTCCCGACGAGTACTTCGTCTGCGGCGACAACTCGCTCATCAGTGGCGACGCCCGCGTCTGGAGCAGCCCGATCAACCTGCCCGGTGAAGACCTCGTCGTAGAAGCTGGCCGGGTGCCAGGCCGATTCATGTTGGGCAAGGCATTTTTCGTCTACTGGCCGGCCGGCTACAAGCCATTGCCAGGATTGCCGGGACTGGCACCGAACTTCGGCGAGATGCGGTTCATCCACTAG
- the pyk gene encoding pyruvate kinase translates to MIRTKIIATMGPATRSTETLYKLFEAGVDICRLNFSHGTLDEHLLMLRMIREAAARFDRPIAVLGDLCGPKIRLSKIADVDGTGGLPLEVGDTLVIQREPIVGNLIDGEKRVSSIYDRFVDDVQVGDRILIEDGLIRFVCVEKDRNEVRANCTVAGVLKNNKGINLPNTHVNAPSITERDWECADWAIENDIDYVALSFVRSAEDLNTLRQHLRKRNSTAHLIAKIEKSEAIKQIDEIIDASDGLMVARGDLGVEMDVAEVPILQKDLIRRCQNAGKPVIVATQMLQSMVDAASPTRAEVSDVANAIYDGTDAVMLSGETSVGKFAIVTVHTMAHIADVTERYLTKNRTHEPAMRLKTLQMSAAVAKGVYQMVQELGIKLVIIWSQSGETARIFSKTRFPVPIIAMSSDHGVLRRMALHYGVVPQEMVPPDDITHLAADTDQVILARKFAEAGDRIIIVAGASMGTPGTLNGVFIHTVGEQFSTNPLDRPSGNSVAIDSGV, encoded by the coding sequence ATGATTCGCACTAAGATCATCGCCACGATGGGTCCCGCCACCCGCAGCACCGAAACGCTTTACAAGCTGTTCGAAGCGGGCGTCGACATTTGCCGATTGAACTTTTCGCACGGCACGCTCGACGAGCACCTGCTCATGCTGCGCATGATCCGCGAGGCCGCTGCCCGGTTCGATCGGCCCATCGCGGTGTTGGGCGATTTGTGCGGCCCGAAGATTCGCTTGAGCAAGATTGCAGACGTCGATGGTACCGGTGGGCTGCCGCTGGAGGTCGGCGATACGCTTGTCATTCAGCGCGAGCCGATCGTCGGCAACCTCATTGATGGCGAGAAGCGCGTCAGCAGCATCTACGACCGCTTCGTCGACGACGTGCAGGTTGGCGACCGCATCCTGATCGAGGACGGTTTGATCCGCTTCGTCTGCGTGGAAAAGGACCGCAACGAAGTTCGTGCCAACTGCACGGTCGCTGGCGTGCTGAAGAACAACAAGGGCATCAACCTGCCCAACACGCACGTGAATGCCCCCAGCATTACCGAACGCGACTGGGAATGTGCCGACTGGGCGATCGAGAACGACATCGACTACGTCGCCCTCTCGTTCGTGCGCAGCGCCGAAGACCTCAACACACTTCGCCAGCATTTGCGCAAGCGCAACAGCACCGCCCATCTGATTGCCAAGATCGAAAAATCGGAGGCGATCAAGCAGATCGACGAGATCATCGATGCGTCCGACGGCCTGATGGTTGCGCGCGGCGACCTGGGCGTTGAGATGGACGTCGCCGAGGTGCCCATCCTGCAGAAGGACCTCATCCGCCGTTGCCAAAACGCGGGCAAACCGGTGATCGTGGCGACGCAGATGCTGCAGAGCATGGTGGATGCCGCCAGCCCGACGCGCGCCGAGGTCAGCGACGTTGCGAATGCGATCTACGACGGCACCGATGCCGTCATGCTTTCCGGCGAAACCAGCGTCGGCAAGTTCGCGATCGTCACCGTTCACACGATGGCGCACATCGCCGACGTCACCGAGCGCTATCTTACGAAGAACCGCACGCACGAACCTGCGATGCGCCTCAAAACGCTGCAGATGTCGGCCGCGGTTGCCAAGGGCGTCTACCAGATGGTGCAGGAACTGGGCATCAAACTCGTCATCATCTGGAGCCAAAGCGGTGAGACCGCCCGCATCTTCAGCAAGACGCGCTTCCCGGTGCCCATCATCGCCATGAGCAGCGACCACGGCGTGCTGCGTCGAATGGCGTTGCACTACGGTGTGGTGCCACAGGAGATGGTTCCACCGGACGACATCACGCATCTGGCCGCCGATACCGATCAGGTCATCCTCGCCCGCAAGTTCGCCGAGGCGGGCGACCGCATCATCATCGTCGCCGGCGCCAGCATGGGCACGCCCGGCACGCTCAACGGGGTCTTCATCCACACGGTTGGCGAACAGTTCAGCACCAATCCACTCGACCGCCCCTCGGGCAACAGCGTCGCGATCGACAGCGGCGTGTGA